In a single window of the Cupriavidus basilensis genome:
- a CDS encoding arsenic transporter → MPFSQYSGPLIWAVAAATTIGVITRPFRLPEAFWAVAGALLLCVTGLLAVPDAMAAVARGYDVYLFLGGMMLVSELARKTGLFDHVAAVAVRQAGGSARRLFLLVYGFGTLVTVFMSNDATAVVLTPAVLAATRAAKVKHPLPYLYSCAFIANAASFVLPISNPANLVIFGEHMPSLMGWLARFTLPSLVAIVATFAALYWTQRDALRERIATDVPVPPLSLEAKLTAAGIVVMGLVLLTASLLGADLGWPTCLAGVATLLLVCACRPGLCLPALREISWGVLPLVAGLFVLVAGLEQTGLISKLAHVVQALSQQSPTAGVWVTGGTVALVSNVVNNLPAGLFASSALAASHASTQVTDAVLIGIDLGPNLSVTGSLATLLWLTALRREGQHVGALQFLRIGALVMPLALVPALATLLL, encoded by the coding sequence ATGCCATTCTCCCAGTACAGCGGCCCCTTGATCTGGGCAGTGGCTGCCGCCACCACCATTGGCGTCATCACACGGCCGTTCCGGCTGCCGGAAGCCTTCTGGGCGGTAGCTGGCGCGCTGCTGCTATGCGTCACCGGCCTGCTTGCCGTGCCCGATGCCATGGCCGCCGTGGCGCGCGGCTATGACGTCTACCTTTTTCTCGGCGGCATGATGCTGGTGTCGGAACTGGCGCGCAAGACCGGGCTGTTCGACCATGTAGCGGCCGTGGCGGTGCGCCAGGCCGGCGGATCGGCACGGCGGCTGTTCCTGCTGGTCTATGGCTTCGGCACCCTGGTCACCGTGTTCATGTCCAACGATGCCACCGCCGTGGTGCTCACGCCAGCGGTGCTGGCCGCCACCCGCGCCGCCAAGGTCAAGCATCCGCTGCCCTACCTGTACAGCTGCGCGTTCATCGCCAACGCCGCCAGCTTTGTGCTGCCGATCTCGAACCCCGCCAACCTGGTCATCTTCGGCGAGCACATGCCGTCGCTGATGGGCTGGCTGGCGCGCTTCACGCTGCCGTCGCTGGTGGCCATCGTGGCCACCTTCGCCGCGCTCTACTGGACCCAGCGCGACGCGCTGCGCGAGCGCATCGCGACCGACGTGCCAGTGCCGCCGCTGTCGCTGGAGGCCAAGCTGACCGCCGCCGGCATCGTGGTCATGGGCCTAGTGCTGCTGACGGCCTCGCTGCTGGGCGCCGACCTGGGCTGGCCGACCTGCCTGGCCGGCGTGGCGACGCTGCTGCTGGTCTGCGCCTGCCGGCCCGGCTTGTGCCTGCCGGCGCTGCGCGAGATCTCCTGGGGCGTGCTGCCGCTGGTGGCGGGGCTGTTCGTGCTGGTGGCCGGCCTGGAGCAGACCGGCCTGATCAGCAAGCTCGCCCACGTCGTGCAGGCACTGTCGCAACAGTCGCCCACGGCCGGCGTCTGGGTAACCGGCGGCACGGTGGCGCTGGTGTCCAACGTGGTCAACAACCTGCCGGCCGGGCTGTTCGCGTCCTCGGCGCTGGCGGCCAGCCATGCCTCCACGCAGGTCACCGACGCGGTGCTGATCGGCATCGACCTCGGGCCCAACCTGTCGGTGACCGGCTCGCTGGCGACCCTGCTATGGCTGACCGCGCTGCGGCGCGAGGGCCAGCACGTCGGCGCGCTGCAGTTCCTGCGCATTGGCGCGCTGGTGATGCCGCTGGCCTTGGTGCCGGCCCTGGCCACGCTGCTGCTTTAA
- a CDS encoding penicillin-binding protein 1A, which yields MKRVVAKAVSVTLALAAASTLLVGFAAVVSLRQLPAVDALRDYRPDLPLRIFTSDNVLIGEFGTEHREFVPLERMPKQMSNALLAAEDDQFYQHAGVDVPGIFRAALANIGEGYAQGASTITMQVARNFYLSREKTLSRKWYEILLAWKIDRSLPKDRILELYMNQVYLGEHAYGFGSAAQAYFGKPLEALSLAETAMLAGLPKAPSTMNPVVNFPRAKLRQQYVLGRMQALGMISHQQYQAARAETLKVAGSHNGRFDGHAEYVAELARQLAYDRFGEAAYTRGLNVYTTVSSVRQSLAYEAVHAGLDQYGKRHGQQAAPQAALVSLDSRSGAIEAMIGGADFATSRFNHATQALRQPGSTFKPFIYSAALERGVSATTLINDAPLDASSRWQPGNDDGRFLGAVSVRQALAESRNLPAIRTLQTIGIPYAVDYAGKFGFSEQRLPRYLPMALGTGTTTPLRLAAAYGVFASEGYRTEPYLIERISDGAGNVLFTADSEPQPHRVIPERNAYVMNSLLRSVVTSGTGAGLQRYLRRADVAGKTGTTNDSVDGWFAGYASGIVTVAWMGFDDNRSLGRHEFGATTALPIWASYMEGRLAGQPEVEFVAPKNLVRNGDDWVYPEYADGSHGIAALGFPSAPADADPGAATALTDTSGGSGTTAATSATSANGTTGGAESVRALSPAPAGVPPRASQPTT from the coding sequence ATGAAAAGAGTCGTTGCAAAGGCAGTAAGCGTCACCCTGGCGCTGGCTGCAGCCTCCACCCTGCTAGTTGGGTTCGCCGCCGTGGTGAGCCTTCGTCAACTCCCCGCCGTCGATGCGCTGCGGGACTACCGCCCCGACCTGCCGCTGCGGATCTTTACCAGCGACAACGTGCTGATTGGCGAGTTCGGCACCGAGCACCGCGAGTTCGTCCCGCTGGAGCGCATGCCCAAGCAGATGTCCAACGCGCTGCTGGCGGCGGAAGACGATCAGTTCTACCAGCACGCCGGCGTGGATGTCCCTGGGATTTTCCGCGCCGCGCTCGCCAATATCGGCGAGGGCTACGCCCAGGGCGCCTCCACGATCACCATGCAGGTGGCGCGCAACTTCTACCTGTCGCGCGAGAAAACGCTCTCGCGCAAATGGTATGAAATCCTGCTGGCCTGGAAGATCGACCGCTCCCTGCCGAAAGACCGCATCCTCGAGCTGTACATGAACCAGGTCTACCTGGGCGAGCATGCCTACGGCTTTGGCAGCGCGGCGCAGGCGTACTTCGGCAAACCGCTGGAGGCGCTGTCGCTGGCGGAAACCGCGATGCTGGCCGGCCTGCCCAAGGCGCCGTCGACCATGAATCCCGTGGTCAATTTCCCGCGCGCCAAGCTGCGCCAGCAATATGTGCTGGGACGCATGCAGGCCCTCGGCATGATCTCGCACCAGCAATACCAGGCGGCCCGCGCGGAAACGCTGAAGGTGGCCGGCTCGCATAACGGCCGCTTTGACGGGCACGCCGAGTACGTGGCGGAGCTGGCCCGCCAGCTCGCCTACGACCGCTTTGGCGAGGCCGCCTATACCCGCGGCCTCAATGTCTACACCACGGTATCGTCGGTGCGGCAAAGCCTGGCCTACGAGGCTGTGCACGCGGGCCTGGACCAGTACGGCAAGCGCCATGGCCAGCAAGCAGCGCCGCAGGCCGCGCTGGTCTCGCTGGACAGCAGATCGGGCGCCATCGAAGCCATGATCGGCGGCGCGGACTTTGCCACCAGCCGCTTCAACCATGCCACGCAGGCGCTGCGCCAGCCGGGCTCGACGTTCAAGCCGTTCATCTATTCCGCCGCGCTCGAGCGCGGCGTGTCGGCCACCACGCTGATCAACGATGCGCCGCTGGATGCCTCGTCGCGCTGGCAGCCGGGCAACGACGATGGCCGCTTCCTGGGTGCCGTGAGCGTGCGCCAGGCGCTGGCGGAGTCGCGTAACCTGCCTGCCATCCGCACCTTGCAGACGATCGGCATTCCCTATGCGGTTGACTATGCGGGCAAGTTCGGCTTCTCCGAGCAGCGCCTGCCGCGCTACCTGCCGATGGCCCTGGGCACCGGCACCACCACGCCGCTGCGGCTGGCCGCCGCCTATGGCGTCTTCGCCAGCGAAGGCTACCGCACCGAGCCCTACCTGATCGAGCGCATCAGCGACGGCGCGGGCAACGTGTTGTTTACCGCCGACAGCGAACCCCAGCCACACCGCGTGATTCCCGAGCGCAATGCCTATGTGATGAACAGCCTGCTGCGCAGCGTGGTGACCAGCGGCACCGGCGCAGGCCTGCAACGCTACCTGCGGCGCGCGGACGTGGCCGGCAAGACCGGCACCACCAACGATTCGGTCGATGGCTGGTTCGCCGGCTACGCGTCTGGCATCGTCACGGTGGCGTGGATGGGGTTCGACGACAACCGCAGCCTGGGCCGGCACGAGTTCGGCGCCACCACGGCCCTGCCGATCTGGGCCAGTTACATGGAAGGCCGCCTGGCGGGCCAGCCCGAGGTGGAATTCGTTGCGCCCAAGAACCTCGTGCGCAACGGCGACGACTGGGTCTACCCGGAATACGCCGACGGCAGCCACGGCATTGCCGCGCTGGGCTTCCCGTCCGCGCCGGCGGACGCCGATCCGGGGGCGGCGACGGCATTGACCGACACTAGCGGCGGTAGTGGCACTACCGCCGCGACCAGTGCAACCAGCGCCAACGGCACCACCGGCGGCGCCGAGTCCGTCAGAGCGCTGAGCCCTGCGCCGGCCGGCGTACCGCCCCGCGCATCGCAGCCCACAACCTGA
- a CDS encoding alpha/beta hydrolase produces MPPHSRKALAAVLLTAGGFTCYWTYLTLNQGRLLFDARRRPPRDLPEGISAYSHEVPGGFLRGYVYGAQGEQDAETGETVRNAQTARDLLFYLPGRGEDVLDTMQYLAWLPPGVGFATMDYRGLGHSDGQPSEAAAVADASQFLLHLRRKFPGTRVHVVGRSLGTGVAIQLADLQDFESLQLITPYDSLLEIVRKRFPLVPLRQLMRHHFDSISHCKKVVQSTKVLLAEVDEVVPHECSERLIAAWPGHVAQQMMPGTNHFTIIEQPETWRALAEFAQQVGRPGARPVAPEVPRADGEEPAAANAPDGMPGFPIFAPR; encoded by the coding sequence ATGCCACCCCATTCACGCAAGGCCCTCGCCGCCGTCCTGCTGACCGCAGGCGGCTTCACCTGCTACTGGACCTACCTCACGCTGAACCAAGGCAGGCTGCTGTTCGACGCTCGCCGGCGCCCGCCACGGGACCTGCCCGAGGGCATTTCCGCTTACTCGCACGAAGTGCCTGGCGGCTTCCTGCGCGGCTATGTCTACGGCGCCCAAGGCGAACAGGACGCGGAAACCGGGGAAACCGTGCGCAACGCACAAACCGCGCGCGACCTGCTGTTCTACCTGCCCGGGCGCGGCGAGGATGTACTGGACACCATGCAATACCTGGCCTGGCTGCCGCCGGGCGTGGGCTTTGCCACCATGGACTACCGCGGCCTGGGCCACTCGGACGGCCAGCCCTCCGAAGCCGCCGCCGTGGCGGACGCCAGCCAGTTCCTGCTGCACCTGCGCCGCAAGTTCCCCGGCACGCGCGTGCATGTGGTCGGCCGCAGCCTCGGCACCGGCGTAGCGATCCAGCTGGCGGACCTGCAGGATTTCGAGAGCCTGCAACTGATCACGCCTTACGACTCCTTGCTGGAGATCGTGCGCAAGCGCTTCCCGCTGGTGCCGCTGCGGCAACTGATGCGCCATCACTTCGACTCGATCTCCCACTGCAAGAAAGTGGTGCAGAGCACCAAGGTGCTGCTGGCCGAGGTCGACGAGGTGGTGCCCCACGAATGCTCGGAGCGCCTGATCGCGGCCTGGCCCGGCCACGTGGCGCAGCAGATGATGCCGGGCACCAACCATTTCACCATCATCGAGCAGCCCGAGACCTGGCGCGCGCTGGCGGAGTTCGCCCAGCAGGTAGGCCGGCCCGGCGCCCGGCCGGTTGCGCCGGAAGTGCCCCGGGCCGATGGCGAAGAACCGGCAGCGGCGAACGCCCCGGATGGTATGCCCGGCTTCCCGATCTTCGCCCCAAGGTAG
- a CDS encoding VOC family protein yields the protein MSIVIDRFDHIVLNVKDVETSAAWYESVLGMQREDFESRTGKRVSVRFGQQKINLRPIDTDTVAWFTGVHPTTGSDDLCFITHNTLESVIAHWIAHHVPIEAGPAARTGALGPMTSVYCRDPDGNLIEVAAYPAH from the coding sequence ATGAGCATTGTGATAGATCGCTTCGACCATATCGTCCTGAATGTGAAGGACGTGGAGACCAGCGCGGCGTGGTACGAGAGCGTGCTGGGCATGCAGCGCGAGGACTTCGAGTCGCGCACCGGCAAGCGGGTCTCGGTGCGCTTCGGCCAGCAGAAGATCAACCTGCGCCCGATCGATACGGACACCGTGGCGTGGTTCACCGGCGTTCACCCGACCACCGGCAGCGACGATCTGTGCTTTATCACCCACAACACGCTGGAGAGCGTGATCGCGCACTGGATTGCGCACCATGTGCCGATCGAGGCAGGACCGGCGGCGCGCACCGGCGCGCTCGGCCCGATGACCTCGGTCTATTGCCGGGACCCGGACGGGAACCTGATCGAAGTGGCGGCCTATCCAGCACACTGA